In the genome of Bradysia coprophila strain Holo2 unplaced genomic scaffold, BU_Bcop_v1 contig_232, whole genome shotgun sequence, one region contains:
- the LOC119076456 gene encoding T-box transcription factor TBX10, with the protein MHHMDYHRVSMADGMLSNHSGTESNILNVTNDCFYSPDYWNIPYTNGLTPMKQIEACLQTAGKDRLSYKPLDHVDQNIKSPSDTKSSISGYESENDVIDSNHHRHSPKKCDQKESTSSHPALAQAMVILETKQLWDKFHEQGTEMIVTKTGRRMFPTFQVRLCGLDPQAMYIMMMDFVPVDDKRYRYSFHSSSWVVAGKADPISPPRIHVHPDSPAPGATWMKQVVSFDKLKLTNNQLDENGHIILNSMHRYQPRFHIVYLPPKNSSEESVFRRFIYPETSFTAVTAYQNQRVTQLKIVSNPFAKGFRENDANDESQEIMSSLHINQHSQNRQRSNSRSTSNHSNKDDDIHSQQNGPAQTLDQSVPHPNRYTQSPHQSTQSNIHTISQPYGTESSNFGPFYHHHNHIPSYGSPYDKFKIPSNAHTRTTSSPYAPFQGFYGNPHQLGRPNGYIDLVPR; encoded by the exons ATGCATCACATGGATTATCATCGAGTATCGATGGCCGACGGCATGTTGAGCAATCATTCCGGCACAGAGAGCAATATTCTGAATGTAACGAATGATTGTTTCTATTCGCCGGATTATTGGAATATTCCCTACACGAACGGATTAACTCCAATGAAACAAATCGAAG CATGTTTACAAACAGCTGGGAAGGATCGCCTGTCCTACAAGCCATTAGATCATGtcgatcaaaatatcaaatcgCCATCAGATACTAAAAGTTCAATCAGTGGCTACGAGTCGGAGAATGATGTCATAGACAGTAACCACCATAGACATAGTCCTAAGAAATGTGATCAGAAAGAG TCCACATCTAGTCATCCAGCGCTAGCCCAAGCAATGGTTATATTGGAAACGAAACAATTGTGGGATAAATTCCATGAACAAGGTACCGAGATGATTGTCACAAAGACTGGCCGTCGAATGTTTCCGACCTTTCAGGTTAGACTGTGTGGCTTGGATCCACAAGCCATGTACATTATGATGATGGATTTTGTACCCGTCGACGATAAACGATATCGATACTCGTTCCACAG TTCGAGCTGGGTAGTAGCTGGGAAAGCGGATCCAATTTCACCGCCACGGATACATGTGCATCCGGATTCGCCAGCACCAGGTGCCACATGGATGAAACAGGttgtttcgtttgacaaaTTGAAGCTGACGAACAATCAATTGGACGAAAATGGTCAT ATCATACTGAATTCGATGCATCGATATCAACCACGATTCCACATAGTTTATCTACCGCCCAAAAATAGTTCAGAAGAATCAGTCTTCCGGCGATTTATCTATCCAGAAACGTCGTTCACAGCGGTTACAGCATATCAAAATCAAAGA GTGACGCAATTAAAGATTGTTAGCAATCCGTTCGCCAAGGGTTTTCGGGAAAATGACGCTAATGATGA ATCTCAAGAAATCATGAGCAGTTTACATATTAATCAACATTCACAGAACCGCCAAAGGAGTAACAGCCGATCCACATCAAACCATTCAAATAAAG ATGACGATATTCACTCTCAACAAAACGGCCCAGCGCAAACATTGGACCAATCCGTTCCACACCCGAATCGATACACACAGTCTCCGCATCAATCAACTCAATCGAATATCCATACCATATCGCAGCCGTACGGAACCGAATCGAGTAATTTCGGTCCGTTCTATCACCATCACAACCATATACCCAGCTATGGCAGTCCGTAtgacaaattcaaaatacCGTCGAATGCTCACACGCGAACGACAAGTTCGCCGTATGCGCCTTTTCAGGGATTTTACGGTAATCCACATCAATTGGGCAGACCGAACGGTTACATTGATTTGGTGCCGagatga